The stretch of DNA ACCTATGGCTTTCCGCTGGACCTGACCCAGGACGCGCTGCGCGAGCGGGGGCGCGCGGTGAACGTGGCGGGCTTCGAGGCCGCGATGGCCGAGCAGCGCGCCAAGGCCCGCGCGGCCTGGGCCGGCTCGGGCGAACAGGCGGATGCGGCGATCTGGTACGACATCGCCGAAGCCGAGGGCGTGACCGAGTTCCTTGGCTACGACACCGAAAAGGCCGAGGGCCAGCTTGTCGCCATCATCAAGGACGGCAAGGAAGCCAGCGCCGCGGTGGCCGGCGATGCGGTGGAACTGGTCTTCAACCAGACGCCCTTCTACGCCGAATCCGGTGGCCAGGTCGGCGACAGCGGCATGATCCGGACCGAGACGGGCCTTGTCACCATCACCGACACCCGCAAGACGGCCGGCGTCTTCCGTCACATCGGCACCGTGACCGAGGGCGAGATCGAGACCGGCGCCGCAGCCCAGCTGGAGGTGGATCACGCACGCCGCAGCGCGATCCGGGCCAACCACTCGGCCACGCATCTGCTGCACGAGGCGCTGCGCCAGGCACTGGGGGAGCATGTCGCGCAGCGCGGCTCTCTCAATGCCGAGGATCGGCTGCGCTTCGACTTCAGCCACACCAAGGCGATGACCCCGGCAGAGTTGCAGCGGGTCGAGGCCGAGGTGAACGCCTATATCCGCCAGAACACGCCCGTCGAGACGCGGATCATGACGCCCGAGGATGCGCGCGCGCTGGGGGCGCAGGCGCTGTTCGGCGAGAAATACGGCGACGAGGTGCGGGTCGTGTCGATGGGCGCGCAGGACGGCTCGGGCAAGGGGGCGGATGGGCGGACCTATTCGCTGGAACTGTGCGGCGGCACCCATGTGCGCCAGACCGGCGATATCGGCCTGTTCGTGACGCTGTCCGAGAGTGCCTCGGCCGCCGGCGTGCGCCGGATCGAGGCGCTGACCGGAGAGGCGGCGCAGGCCTATCTGGCGCAGCAGGACGCGACGCTGGCGCAGGTCGCGGGCGTGCTCAAGACCCAGCGCGCGGACGTGGTCGATCGGGTCAAGGCGCTGCTTGACGAGCGCAAGGCGCTCCAGAACGAACTGGCCGATCTGCGCCGGCAGCTGGCGCTGTCGGGCGGCGGCAAGTCCGAGGCGGCCGGGCCCGAGACGGTGGCGGGGGTGCCTTTCGTGGGCCAGACGCTTCAGGGCGTGTCGGGCAAGGATCTGCGCGGGCTGATCGATGCCCAGAAGGAGCGTGTCGGCTCGGGCGTGATCCTGCTGATCGCGGATGCGGGCGGCAAGGCGGCCATCGCGGCGGGTGTGACCGACGATCTGGTGGCGCGCTTCTCGGCGGTGGATATGGTGCGCGTCGCGGCCGAGGCCATGGGCGGCAAGGGCGGCGGCGGCCGGGCCGACATGGCCCAGGGCGGCGCGCCCGATGCGGGCCGGGCCGACGCGGCGCTTGACGCGGTGCGCGGGCTGATCGCCGGCTGAGGCAGGATTTCAAAGGCAAGGGGAGGAACAGCGATGCCGGCACTCTGGATCGCGAACGTGGATGTCTCGGACAACGAGGCCTATGCGAAATACGCCAAGCTTGCGTCCGAGGTGATCCCGGCGCATGGCGGCACCTTCATCGCGCGGGGCGCGCGCTATGTTCAGCTCGAGGGGCGGGAGTTTCCGCGCAACGTGGTCGCCCGTTTCGATACCGTCGAGGCGGCGGTCGCCTGCTACAACTCGCCCGAATACCAGGCGGCGCTGGCCCATGCCGAGGGCGCGGCCGAGCGTCAGCTGGTGATCGTGGAAATCACGGAATAATCTGCTGAAACAAGTAACTGCGTCGCGGTATTCACATCGCGACGTAGCGGTCGCGCCGGTGGTTGATGGCGATGATCAGGTTCATCACCACAGCACCTGCAAGCGACCAGGCGACCGATGCGGGCGGCAGCACGAACAGGGCCAGGCCGAACACCACAGCGTCGACCAGAAGCTGCGTCCAGCCGGCGCGAAAGCCGATCCGGTCCTGGAGATAGACGGCAAGGACGCCCACGCCGCCCAGGGATGCCCCGTGCCGGAAAAGCGCGAG from Halovulum dunhuangense encodes:
- the alaS gene encoding alanine--tRNA ligase: MTVSLNDIRSTFLGYFEKNGHEVVPSAPLVPRNDPTLMFTNSGMVPFKNLFTGIEHRDYTRATSCQKCVRAGGKHNDLDNVGYTARHHTFFEMLGNFSFGDYFKEDAIPLAWDLITKEFGIPKDKLYVTVYHTDDEAAAIWKKHAGLPDERIIRIATDDNFWMMGPTGPCGPSSEIFYDHGDHIWGGPPGSPEQDGDRFIEIWNLVFMQYEQFEDGTRRPLPKPSIDTGMGLERFGATMMGSHDNYATDVMRDLIEASAHATGVDPYGPQNVHHRVIADHLRSTSFLISDGVLPSNEGRGYVLRRIMRRAMRHAHLLGAKDPVMWKLVPVLVRQMGQAYPELARAQKLVEETLRLEETRFKQTLDRGLSLLDAELATLEEGAELPGETAFRLYDTYGFPLDLTQDALRERGRAVNVAGFEAAMAEQRAKARAAWAGSGEQADAAIWYDIAEAEGVTEFLGYDTEKAEGQLVAIIKDGKEASAAVAGDAVELVFNQTPFYAESGGQVGDSGMIRTETGLVTITDTRKTAGVFRHIGTVTEGEIETGAAAQLEVDHARRSAIRANHSATHLLHEALRQALGEHVAQRGSLNAEDRLRFDFSHTKAMTPAELQRVEAEVNAYIRQNTPVETRIMTPEDARALGAQALFGEKYGDEVRVVSMGAQDGSGKGADGRTYSLELCGGTHVRQTGDIGLFVTLSESASAAGVRRIEALTGEAAQAYLAQQDATLAQVAGVLKTQRADVVDRVKALLDERKALQNELADLRRQLALSGGGKSEAAGPETVAGVPFVGQTLQGVSGKDLRGLIDAQKERVGSGVILLIADAGGKAAIAAGVTDDLVARFSAVDMVRVAAEAMGGKGGGGRADMAQGGAPDAGRADAALDAVRGLIAG
- a CDS encoding DUF1330 domain-containing protein, with amino-acid sequence MPALWIANVDVSDNEAYAKYAKLASEVIPAHGGTFIARGARYVQLEGREFPRNVVARFDTVEAAVACYNSPEYQAALAHAEGAAERQLVIVEITE